Proteins from a genomic interval of Halomonas alkaliantarctica:
- a CDS encoding homoserine kinase, translating to MAVFTPLSDAQVAAFLEKFDVGSFVSLKGVANGTENSTFFVTTDRRELVLTLFEQGEHAELPFFVELLDYLDEHRLPVPGTIHDREGIALHSLEGKPALLFPRLPGRHPQAPNLAQCHALGDTLGRLHVVSKRFPGHRPNPRDLNWLHVMHHKVLSYLSPADQTLMKDEVDDFESAFSQHDELPQGALHGDLFRDNTLFEGDQLGGIIDFYNGCTGDLLFDLAIVINDWASNDDGTLNAERYSALLSAYQARRPLTEDERELWPTMLRMTALRYWLSRLLVVYVDPPAHDLTPHDPERFRTILNARIAHGALPLPEVSA from the coding sequence ATGGCTGTATTTACCCCGCTTAGCGACGCACAGGTCGCCGCGTTTTTAGAAAAATTTGATGTGGGCAGTTTTGTTTCCCTTAAGGGCGTCGCGAACGGCACCGAAAATTCGACATTTTTTGTGACTACAGACCGCCGCGAGCTGGTGTTAACGCTGTTCGAACAGGGTGAGCACGCAGAGCTGCCGTTCTTTGTTGAGCTGTTGGACTATCTAGACGAACACCGCCTGCCGGTACCCGGCACGATTCACGACCGCGAAGGTATCGCGCTGCATAGCCTGGAGGGCAAGCCGGCGCTGCTATTTCCGCGCTTGCCTGGCCGTCACCCGCAAGCGCCCAATTTAGCCCAGTGCCACGCCCTTGGCGACACTTTGGGCCGCCTGCACGTGGTATCGAAGCGCTTTCCAGGCCACCGCCCGAACCCACGGGATCTCAATTGGCTGCACGTGATGCACCACAAGGTGTTGAGCTACCTAAGTCCCGCCGATCAAACGCTGATGAAGGACGAAGTCGACGATTTCGAAAGCGCTTTCAGCCAGCACGATGAGTTGCCCCAGGGCGCCCTGCACGGTGATCTGTTTCGCGACAATACCCTGTTCGAGGGTGACCAGCTTGGCGGTATTATCGACTTTTATAATGGCTGCACCGGCGACCTACTGTTTGACCTGGCGATTGTCATTAACGACTGGGCCTCTAACGACGATGGCACGCTCAATGCCGAACGCTATAGCGCGCTGTTGAGCGCCTACCAGGCGCGCCGGCCGTTAACAGAGGACGAGCGGGAACTTTGGCCGACCATGCTGCGCATGACGGCGCTGCGCTACTGGCTGTCACGCCTGCTGGTGGTCTACGTTGATCCCCCGGCCCACGATTTGACGCCCCACGACCCCGAACGTTTCCGAACCATTTTAAACGCGCGCATTGCCCACGGGGCACTGCCGCTACCCGAGGTTTCTGCATGA
- the speA gene encoding biosynthetic arginine decarboxylase, with amino-acid sequence MSVMATTSPALRARRTWNIDQWGSGYFDVDDQGQALVRPLGNDAEGPALPLSGLVRQLQSAGLRLPVLVRFSDILHDRVEQLCGAFDAAMSDCDYQGGYTAVYPIKVNQQRRVVEEILATAERGNGRVGLEAGSKPELLAVLALSDGGSSLIVCNGYKDREYVRLALLGEKLGHKVYLVVEKLSELQMILEEARELDVTPRIGLRARLASVGKGKWQNTGGEKSKFGLTASQILEVVDTLRREDALKSLQLVHFHLGSQIANIRDIQRGLRECARFYQNLMQLGAPIDTVDVGGGLGIDYEGTRSRSFCSANYSMREYARNVVSAFAQLCQEANLPQPHLISESGRALTAHHAVLITNVIGEERIDHTPPERHVQEDTQVELLWRVFEQLATAQEPRMLVEAWHDLLQAVSELQERFVMGLSDINARAEGERVYMAACARLRNQLDTRNRAHREIMDELAEKLADKLFVNFSLFQSVPDVWGIEQIFPVLPLSGLDQAPTRRAVIQDITCDSDGRIDSYVDGQGVESTLPLPEWSCDDERWLGFFLVGAYQEILGDLHNLFGDTDSVDAALNADGEWTLSNPLAGDSVAQVLAYVNFNANVLKQKLTDQLAASGFTADEQARFAASLSEGLEGYTYLE; translated from the coding sequence ATGAGTGTGATGGCGACAACTAGCCCTGCCCTTCGCGCACGGCGCACCTGGAATATCGACCAATGGGGTAGCGGCTACTTCGACGTGGATGACCAGGGCCAGGCCCTGGTTCGGCCCCTCGGTAATGATGCGGAAGGCCCGGCACTACCGCTTAGCGGACTGGTTCGCCAACTGCAGAGTGCCGGGCTGCGTCTACCGGTGCTGGTGCGCTTTAGCGATATTCTCCATGACCGGGTTGAGCAGCTTTGCGGCGCTTTTGATGCCGCGATGAGCGACTGCGACTACCAGGGCGGCTACACCGCTGTTTACCCGATTAAAGTGAACCAGCAGCGTCGTGTCGTTGAAGAAATTCTGGCCACCGCTGAGCGCGGCAACGGCCGCGTGGGTCTGGAAGCGGGCAGCAAGCCGGAGCTGCTGGCAGTGTTGGCGCTTTCTGACGGCGGCTCTTCGCTGATTGTCTGTAATGGCTATAAAGACCGCGAGTATGTGCGCTTGGCACTGCTGGGTGAAAAACTCGGCCATAAGGTCTATTTGGTGGTCGAAAAACTCTCCGAGCTGCAGATGATTTTGGAAGAGGCTCGCGAACTGGACGTTACCCCGCGAATTGGCCTGCGCGCCCGCCTTGCCTCGGTGGGTAAAGGCAAGTGGCAGAATACCGGCGGCGAGAAGTCTAAGTTTGGCCTCACCGCCAGCCAGATTCTCGAGGTGGTAGACACCCTTCGCCGTGAGGACGCGCTGAAAAGTCTGCAGCTGGTGCACTTCCACCTGGGCTCCCAGATCGCCAATATTCGCGATATTCAGCGCGGCCTGCGCGAGTGCGCACGCTTCTACCAGAACCTGATGCAACTGGGCGCGCCCATCGACACCGTGGACGTAGGCGGCGGCCTGGGCATCGACTATGAAGGCACTCGCTCGCGCAGCTTCTGCTCGGCCAACTACTCGATGCGTGAGTACGCTCGCAACGTGGTCAGCGCCTTTGCCCAGCTCTGCCAAGAGGCAAACCTACCCCAGCCTCATCTCATCAGCGAATCAGGTCGCGCGCTGACCGCACACCACGCGGTACTGATCACCAACGTGATTGGCGAAGAGCGTATTGATCACACCCCGCCGGAACGACACGTCCAAGAGGATACTCAAGTTGAGTTACTGTGGCGTGTGTTCGAGCAACTCGCTACCGCCCAAGAGCCACGCATGCTGGTAGAAGCGTGGCATGATCTGCTTCAAGCGGTTAGCGAGCTGCAGGAACGCTTTGTAATGGGCTTGAGCGACATTAACGCCCGCGCTGAAGGCGAGCGTGTGTATATGGCCGCCTGCGCGCGGCTGCGCAACCAATTGGATACCCGTAACCGTGCCCATCGCGAAATCATGGATGAGCTGGCGGAGAAGCTCGCCGATAAACTGTTCGTCAACTTCTCGCTGTTCCAGTCTGTGCCTGACGTTTGGGGTATCGAGCAGATATTCCCGGTGCTGCCGCTTAGCGGGCTGGACCAAGCCCCCACCCGGCGGGCAGTGATTCAGGACATCACTTGCGACTCCGATGGCCGCATCGACAGCTACGTCGACGGCCAGGGGGTCGAGAGCACCCTGCCACTGCCCGAGTGGTCATGCGACGACGAGCGCTGGCTAGGGTTCTTTCTAGTGGGCGCCTATCAGGAAATTCTTGGCGATCTACACAACCTGTTTGGCGACACCGACTCCGTGGACGCTGCGCTCAATGCCGACGGCGAGTGGACACTGTCTAACCCGCTGGCCGGGGACTCGGTGGCCCAGGTGCTTGCCTACGTCAACTTCAATGCCAATGTGCTCAAGCAGAAGCTTACCGACCAGCTAGCCGCCAGCGGCTTTACTGCCGACGAGCAAGCGCGCTTTGCGGCGAGCTTAAGCGAAGGGCTGGAAGGCTATACCTATCTTGAGTAA
- a CDS encoding fumarylacetoacetate hydrolase family protein, translating to MRFVPQFTDGQEFPHPLGKVVCIGRNYADHAKELDNPVPTEPLLFIKPATSVVDLTKPLDPPFSRGDVHYEAELALLVGETLTHATLDEAERAIVGIGLAMDLTLRDVQTKLKEKGHPWEIAKAFDGACPLSSFLPLSRVPNWNALAFTLEIDGEERQHGEGSDMIFAIPTLVAEMSRHFTLEPGDVILTGTPSGVGELVRGSSLRLTLTGGLEVETSVVE from the coding sequence ATGCGTTTTGTTCCACAGTTCACCGATGGCCAGGAGTTTCCCCACCCGCTGGGCAAGGTTGTCTGCATCGGCCGTAATTATGCCGACCATGCGAAAGAGTTGGATAATCCGGTTCCCACGGAGCCGCTGCTGTTTATTAAACCCGCGACCAGTGTTGTGGATCTAACCAAGCCGTTGGATCCGCCGTTTTCACGCGGTGATGTGCATTATGAAGCCGAGCTTGCGCTGTTAGTGGGTGAAACGTTAACCCACGCCACCCTGGATGAGGCCGAGCGTGCGATTGTCGGTATCGGGTTGGCGATGGATTTAACGCTGCGTGATGTACAGACAAAGCTAAAAGAGAAGGGGCATCCCTGGGAAATCGCCAAAGCGTTTGATGGCGCTTGCCCGCTTTCGTCGTTTCTGCCGCTAAGCCGTGTTCCCAACTGGAACGCGCTGGCTTTCACGCTTGAGATTGATGGTGAAGAGCGCCAGCACGGTGAAGGCTCCGACATGATCTTCGCCATACCGACCTTGGTAGCCGAAATGAGCCGTCACTTCACTCTAGAGCCGGGCGATGTAATTTTGACCGGCACGCCATCAGGCGTTGGAGAGCTGGTTCGCGGTTCATCACTGCGATTAACCTTGACCGGTGGTTTGGAAGTCGAAACCAGCGTAGTCGAGTAG
- the thpD gene encoding ectoine hydroxylase codes for MTVKSTPLNSVTAHKQYSEMADTPNVRSTQARRAEVQDSYPSRLSTAPETTWLPRQDAVVKGRQLSGPLSQAQLDEFEHKGFLFIPNLIEGAELDELRQEMKALMSNDEYLNKDFSVTEPESQEIRSLFAVHFLSERLGKLASDQRVAGAARQIIGDDPYVHQSRINYKPGFAGKGFNWHSDFETWHAEDGMPAMHAVSASLILTDNHEFNGPLMLIPGSHKKFVPCLGETPEDNHKSSLKAQEVGVPSPEALTELVAKHGIEAPKGKAGGLLLFDCNTLHASNANLSPDPRSNVFFVFNRQDNRCEAPYAAAKQRPDFLAHSPDQPTQQYR; via the coding sequence ATGACAGTCAAAAGCACACCGCTAAATTCTGTAACCGCCCATAAGCAATATAGCGAAATGGCCGATACACCTAACGTTCGCAGCACTCAGGCTCGGCGCGCAGAGGTACAGGATAGCTATCCCTCGCGCTTAAGCACTGCCCCTGAGACAACCTGGCTGCCGCGCCAAGATGCAGTTGTCAAAGGCCGTCAGCTTTCCGGCCCGTTAAGCCAAGCGCAGCTTGATGAGTTTGAACACAAAGGGTTTCTGTTTATTCCCAACCTCATTGAAGGCGCAGAGCTTGATGAGCTGCGTCAGGAAATGAAGGCGTTGATGAGCAATGATGAGTATCTCAATAAAGACTTCAGCGTGACTGAGCCTGAGAGCCAGGAAATTCGTTCACTGTTTGCGGTGCACTTTCTCTCTGAACGCTTGGGCAAACTGGCCAGCGATCAGCGTGTAGCGGGCGCTGCGCGTCAAATCATTGGCGATGATCCATACGTTCATCAGTCGCGGATTAACTATAAGCCTGGGTTTGCCGGTAAAGGCTTTAACTGGCATTCCGATTTTGAGACATGGCACGCGGAAGATGGCATGCCAGCAATGCACGCAGTCAGTGCATCGCTGATCCTAACCGACAACCATGAGTTCAACGGCCCGTTAATGTTGATTCCTGGTTCGCACAAAAAGTTTGTGCCATGCCTGGGGGAAACACCAGAAGATAACCACAAAAGCTCGCTGAAAGCCCAAGAGGTGGGTGTGCCAAGCCCCGAGGCGCTTACCGAGCTCGTAGCTAAGCACGGGATTGAAGCACCAAAAGGCAAGGCGGGCGGTTTGCTGCTATTCGATTGCAATACGCTGCATGCTTCGAATGCAAACCTTTCGCCTGACCCGCGTAGCAACGTGTTCTTTGTATTTAACCGTCAGGATAATCGTTGCGAGGCGCCTTACGCTGCGGCTAAACAACGGCCTGATTTCTTGGCTCATAGCCCCGACCAACCGACGCAGCAATATCGCTAG
- a CDS encoding META domain-containing protein, with the protein MDTLETTHHPDEALINTYWKLVTIDDIPVVTLENFREAHLVLHQEASRLAGATGCNTLMGSYWLENERIAFEQIASTKMACPTPQMKTERDFLAALKQVTAWSVDGATLVLSGEDNEPLAAFKAVHLY; encoded by the coding sequence ATGGATACTCTCGAGACAACGCACCACCCGGATGAAGCGTTGATCAACACCTACTGGAAGCTGGTGACGATTGATGACATACCGGTCGTCACGCTAGAGAATTTCCGTGAAGCGCATTTGGTTCTTCATCAAGAGGCTTCCCGCCTAGCTGGCGCTACCGGCTGCAATACCTTAATGGGCAGCTACTGGTTGGAAAACGAGCGCATAGCGTTTGAGCAAATCGCCAGCACTAAAATGGCCTGCCCAACACCCCAAATGAAAACCGAGCGAGACTTTCTAGCCGCACTCAAGCAGGTAACAGCATGGAGCGTGGATGGCGCGACGCTTGTCCTTTCTGGGGAGGATAATGAACCACTGGCAGCCTTTAAGGCGGTGCATCTTTATTAG